From a region of the Chiloscyllium punctatum isolate Juve2018m chromosome 1, sChiPun1.3, whole genome shotgun sequence genome:
- the uchl1 gene encoding ubiquitin carboxyl-terminal hydrolase isozyme L1 isoform X1 has product MLNKCLSRLGVASSWKFVDVLGLENESLSMVPSPVCALMLLFPLSQQHESYRDRQTSELSGKGIDSKVYFLKQTISNSCGTVGLINAIANNQDKLDFVEGSILKRFLNETMDLSAGERAKQLEQNQEIKSAHDATAEEGECQVHEDGTNFHFITFVGIDEHLYELDGRMPFPIDHGETSNDQFLQDSAKICRQFMERDQGEVRFTAVALSKAS; this is encoded by the exons atGCTGAACAAA TGTTTGTCTCGTCTGGGTGTGGCATCGAGCTGGAAGTTCGTGGATGTCTTAGGTTTAGAAAATGAATCCCTCTCCATGGTACCGTCGCCAGTGTGTGCTTTAATGTTACTATTTCCTTTAAGCCAACAG CATGAATCGTACAGGGACCGTCAAACATCAGAACTGAGTGGAAAGGGTATTGACTCCAAAGTTTACTTCTTGAAGCAGACCATTTCAAATTCATGTGGAACTGTTGGTCTTATCAATGCCATTGCTAACAATCAAGATAAACTTGACTTTG TGGAAGGCTCTATATTGAAAAGGTTTCTGAATGAGACCATGGACCTTTCAGCAGGAGAAAGAGCTAAGCAACTGGAACAAAACCAG GAAATTAAATCAGCACATGATGCCACTGCAGAGGAGGGAGAGTGCCAG GTACATGAAGATGGCACAAACTTCCATTTTATCACTTTTGTGGGTATAGATGAGCACCTCTATGAACTAG ATGGAAGAATGCCATTCCCTATTGACCATGGAGAAACATCAAATGATCAATTCTTACAG GATTCAGCAAAGATATGTAGACAATTTATGGAGCGTGATCAAGGAGAAGTTCGCTTCACTGCTGTGGCCCTCAGCAAAGCCTCTTGA
- the uchl1 gene encoding ubiquitin carboxyl-terminal hydrolase isozyme L1 isoform X3 — MLNKCLSRLGVASSWKFVDVLGLENESLSMVPSPVCALMLLFPLSQQHESYRDRQTSELSGKGIDSKVYFLKQTISNSCGTVGLINAIANNQDKLDFVEGSILKRFLNETMDLSAGERAKQLEQNQVHEDGTNFHFITFVGIDEHLYELDGRMPFPIDHGETSNDQFLQDSAKICRQFMERDQGEVRFTAVALSKAS; from the exons atGCTGAACAAA TGTTTGTCTCGTCTGGGTGTGGCATCGAGCTGGAAGTTCGTGGATGTCTTAGGTTTAGAAAATGAATCCCTCTCCATGGTACCGTCGCCAGTGTGTGCTTTAATGTTACTATTTCCTTTAAGCCAACAG CATGAATCGTACAGGGACCGTCAAACATCAGAACTGAGTGGAAAGGGTATTGACTCCAAAGTTTACTTCTTGAAGCAGACCATTTCAAATTCATGTGGAACTGTTGGTCTTATCAATGCCATTGCTAACAATCAAGATAAACTTGACTTTG TGGAAGGCTCTATATTGAAAAGGTTTCTGAATGAGACCATGGACCTTTCAGCAGGAGAAAGAGCTAAGCAACTGGAACAAAACCAG GTACATGAAGATGGCACAAACTTCCATTTTATCACTTTTGTGGGTATAGATGAGCACCTCTATGAACTAG ATGGAAGAATGCCATTCCCTATTGACCATGGAGAAACATCAAATGATCAATTCTTACAG GATTCAGCAAAGATATGTAGACAATTTATGGAGCGTGATCAAGGAGAAGTTCGCTTCACTGCTGTGGCCCTCAGCAAAGCCTCTTGA
- the uchl1 gene encoding ubiquitin carboxyl-terminal hydrolase isozyme L1 isoform X2, whose translation MCLSRLGVASSWKFVDVLGLENESLSMVPSPVCALMLLFPLSQQHESYRDRQTSELSGKGIDSKVYFLKQTISNSCGTVGLINAIANNQDKLDFVEGSILKRFLNETMDLSAGERAKQLEQNQEIKSAHDATAEEGECQVHEDGTNFHFITFVGIDEHLYELDGRMPFPIDHGETSNDQFLQDSAKICRQFMERDQGEVRFTAVALSKAS comes from the exons ATG TGTTTGTCTCGTCTGGGTGTGGCATCGAGCTGGAAGTTCGTGGATGTCTTAGGTTTAGAAAATGAATCCCTCTCCATGGTACCGTCGCCAGTGTGTGCTTTAATGTTACTATTTCCTTTAAGCCAACAG CATGAATCGTACAGGGACCGTCAAACATCAGAACTGAGTGGAAAGGGTATTGACTCCAAAGTTTACTTCTTGAAGCAGACCATTTCAAATTCATGTGGAACTGTTGGTCTTATCAATGCCATTGCTAACAATCAAGATAAACTTGACTTTG TGGAAGGCTCTATATTGAAAAGGTTTCTGAATGAGACCATGGACCTTTCAGCAGGAGAAAGAGCTAAGCAACTGGAACAAAACCAG GAAATTAAATCAGCACATGATGCCACTGCAGAGGAGGGAGAGTGCCAG GTACATGAAGATGGCACAAACTTCCATTTTATCACTTTTGTGGGTATAGATGAGCACCTCTATGAACTAG ATGGAAGAATGCCATTCCCTATTGACCATGGAGAAACATCAAATGATCAATTCTTACAG GATTCAGCAAAGATATGTAGACAATTTATGGAGCGTGATCAAGGAGAAGTTCGCTTCACTGCTGTGGCCCTCAGCAAAGCCTCTTGA